A genomic stretch from Phycisphaerae bacterium includes:
- a CDS encoding O-antigen ligase family protein yields MVGVVLGVCWLVVGLFIKGQEIRWVWPISLYLLFAVWAVTGLFVTAELTFFTMLITTLAKVAGVTWICLQCVQTRRDVLFCYFLLGFASLIVLYQGIDAIVHSIEFAGEKGAKDVRAGTTLLANANDLGEFGVITLVGVTACVMGYKNTFVRVVSLGFGVAALYIIAASGSRTAMLGTVTFATALYFFHFRNAGAASAGRRVLLVFLSLFLVAASAYFVAKLPFFYRLQEVFSSRENLEKEPRVEYFFRAIESTAQHPVFGLGLGGFAMARLGVGAGGKGHYSHSTVSETLSCTGIPGFLLYYGAQFAFFRILQRTRRLPLPKPDKTMVNIIMAHFWVYLFFSTVVSMDSHRLAWPLVGGLLGYVWSLNKRYAAASPSYATA; encoded by the coding sequence GTGGTCGGCGTCGTCCTGGGGGTCTGCTGGCTGGTCGTAGGGCTCTTCATTAAAGGCCAGGAGATTCGCTGGGTTTGGCCCATTTCGCTCTACCTTCTGTTTGCCGTTTGGGCGGTGACCGGACTTTTTGTCACGGCGGAACTGACTTTTTTCACCATGCTCATCACGACGCTCGCAAAGGTGGCGGGCGTGACCTGGATCTGCCTTCAATGCGTTCAGACGCGGCGCGACGTGTTGTTCTGTTACTTTCTTCTTGGATTTGCCAGCTTGATCGTGTTGTACCAGGGCATTGATGCGATCGTCCACTCCATCGAATTCGCCGGCGAAAAGGGAGCCAAAGACGTGCGTGCGGGGACCACCCTCCTGGCCAATGCCAACGATCTTGGCGAATTCGGTGTGATTACGCTGGTGGGCGTAACCGCCTGTGTCATGGGCTACAAGAACACCTTCGTGCGGGTCGTCTCCCTGGGATTCGGAGTCGCCGCCCTCTATATCATTGCGGCGTCCGGGTCGCGGACGGCGATGCTGGGGACGGTGACCTTCGCCACGGCGTTGTACTTCTTCCACTTCAGAAACGCGGGGGCGGCCAGTGCCGGGCGCCGGGTGCTCCTGGTGTTCTTATCGCTCTTCCTTGTGGCGGCCAGCGCGTATTTCGTGGCCAAACTGCCGTTTTTCTACCGACTACAGGAGGTCTTCTCCAGCAGGGAGAACCTCGAAAAGGAGCCTCGCGTTGAATACTTTTTCCGGGCGATTGAGAGCACGGCACAACACCCAGTTTTCGGATTGGGATTAGGAGGATTCGCGATGGCGCGCTTGGGAGTCGGCGCGGGGGGTAAGGGACATTATTCGCATTCGACAGTATCGGAAACCCTGTCATGCACCGGCATTCCCGGATTCCTGCTGTACTATGGAGCGCAGTTTGCGTTCTTCCGGATTCTGCAGAGAACTCGAAGACTGCCGCTTCCGAAGCCCGACAAGACGATGGTGAATATTATTATGGCTCACTTTTGGGTCTACCTGTTTTTCAGCACGGTCGTCTCGATGGACAGCCATCGGCTCGCCTGG